TCCTCAGCGTGGCGAACTCTGCACTGTTGCCAAGACAGGCAAGTTGCCTCACGGCGTGCTGAGTTTCGACCGGCAGCCGGCTCAATTTTTCTACCATAAGGTCCACCACATTATCGGTGTAACCCTTGGCGCGAATCCGAGCCAAGTCCCAGGTCCATCGCGAAGCGCTATAATCGAAGTTGAGCAGCCCCTCTTCGGCAAGCGAAGAAATAAACTGAATAGTAAAAAATGGATTGCCATCAGTTTTTGCGTGAACCAACTGTGCTAACGGAGCTGCACGCTCTGGATCGCAGCGAAGAGAATCTCCAATCAGGTATTCCAGGTCCTCAAGGACCAGCGGCACGAGGACGATCTCCTGCGCGGTCGCTCCAGCTTTTCGAATCTTTTCTAGCTTGCGCGTCAGTGGATGTGTGGAATCGACGTCGTTGTCGCGATAGGCGCCAATCAACATCAGGTGCCGCACATCCGGCTGAGTCAGCAGGTCCTCGAATAAATCGAGCGTTGCCGCGTCGAGCCATTGCAAGTCGTCGAGGAAGAGAGCAAGCGGATGCTCCGGTCGCGCGAAGACGCTGATGAATCGCCGGAGGACCAACTGGAAGCGGCGCTGTGCATCCAATGGCGGAAGAATAGGGAGCGGCGGCTGTTCTCCTACGATAAGCTTCAATTCAGGGACAAGATCTACGATGAGCAATGCGTTCGGACCAAGCGCCTCTTGAAAGGAGTCGCGCCAGATGCGCAGCTCGGGTTCGCTTCTGCTCAGGAGGGGGCGGACAAGGCCCTGAAGCGCTTGTGCCAACGTGGCATACGGGATGTCACGCTTATACCGGTCGAACTTGCCCGAGGCAAAAAGGGCTCGCGGCGAAACGAGCACCTTGTGCAGCTCATTGACGACGGAGGACTTGCCGATCCCGGAATGACCAGAGACGAGCACCAATTCCGGCCTGCCACTCGCTACGACGCGGTCGAAGGCGGCAAGCAGAATCTCGGTTTCGGATGCTCGTCCATACAATTTCTCGGGAATCACTAGCCGGTCGGAGGAGTCATGCTCGCCAAGCGGAAATTCGTCGATGCGGCACTGGCTTTCCCATTGGACAAGGCAGCGTCGCAGATCATTCTCGACCCCGACCGCTGTCTGGTAGCGTTCCTCAGCCGTCTTGGCGAGTAGCTTCATGATGATTGCGGAGACAGGAGCCGGAACATTCTCCAACCGGTTGCTTGGCGGCGTCGGTTTTCTCGCGATATGGCAGTGAACCCATTCCATCGGATCGGAGGCCATGAACGGAAGACTGCCAGTCAGCATTTGGTAGAGCGTGATTCCGAGTGAATAGAGATCACTCCGGGAATCGATCGAGCGATTCATCCGCCCTGTCTGCTCCGGCGCCATGTAAGCGAGAGTTCCGGCGATGAACTCGGGCGCATCGGCCGACTGGCGTTCGCGCGGAAGACGCGAAGCGATGCCAAAGCCGGTCAGCCAAGCTTGACCGGTCGTGCAATCGACGAGGACATTGGTCGGCTTGATGTCCTTGTGAATGAGACCACAATGATGCAAGTGACCTAGCGCGGCCGACAAGGCAACTGCGAGGCGCAGGAATGTTCTAGTTTCCACGCGCGGAGCGATAAGGCGGTCAAGCGGCTCGCCCTGCGGGTCTTTGAGCACGAGTATGGTTCGCCCACGCTCGCGCACAAGCCCCAACGGTCGAGCCGCCCATGCATCGTCCAAGTCGTCCTTGATTTCATATTCATGCGTGAGACGATTGAGGCTGTTGGGCGTCGGGTGCTCCGTGACCGGAAGCACTACCAGGACAGATTGCCGATCGCCATTGGCACACGTACGCCATCTTCTGCAGAGGAGGCGTTCGGCGTCCTCCCACAACACCTCGGAGCCAATATCACGATTCTCGATGAACCAAGAGGATGGGTCCATGCCAAGCCACACGTCCTTACGAAACATGGAAACGCGGTTGCACGGTGCTGTCGCTAATATCAAGGCCTCAATATCAGGACCTCGCGGTTTTAGCCCTTCCCAGAGAGGTCGGGTGAGCCCCTGAAATTCCTTCTAGTTTTGGCGGTCCGTTGTGGGTGAGCAAGCCACGACGGTATCATAATATTGCAGCCCACTAGGCGCCAAACCCATCGAATTTCTGCCCGGCTAATTCATCCGACCTCTTCGGCGTCCCGTCCAAAAACCCGGGCTGTCAAAAACTGCGGACCTCCATGTCGATCGCCCCAATTTAGCCGCGCACTAGCGTCCAATTCTTTCCCCTTTCAGACTGAACGGTGCGCTCGCGCATCAGCGGGTTCGTCTGTATACCTGAAGCGCGATCACCGCGGTTGGCAAGTAGGAACACTTGGGGCGAGTCATTACGTTAGGTTCCCAGGCTCGTCTCCAATTTCCCGACAGGTGCCGGAGGCATGGAAAGCGCGCTGAACGCCACCTTCGAAGTTATGACATTCGGGGCCGTCCTTGTCCTCGTGGTGCTGGGCCTCGGCATCATCGCCGGAATGATGGGCATCTTCAACTTCGCCCATGGCGAGTTTGTACTGCTCGGCGCCTACACCACATATCTAGTTTACAGCTTCGGGCTGCCGGTTTGGCTCGGCATGCTCGCGGCCCCCCTTGTGGTGGCGGCGATCGGCTTTGTTCTCGAGCGCCTTGTTATCCGACGCTTCTATGCCGCTCCAGTTGCCGCCATGCTTGGGACCTACGCGCTTGGCCTTGTCATTCGGGAGGGCGTGCGCAGCCTCATCGGCGGTCTTTATATCTCGGTGCCGGAGCCGATCGCCGGCTCGCTAACTGTCGGAAACGTCCAACTCTCGCGTTGGCGGTGCGCCATCATCGTTATCACCGCCGTGGTGACGATCGCCACCTACCTACTGCTAACACGGACTTCCTTTGGGCTACGCGTGCGCGCGGCACTCGAGAATCCGTCTCTCGCCCGCGCCTCCGGCATCTCGACCAACGTCCTCTATGCCGTTATTTTTACTTACGGGACGGCTCTCGCCGGCCTCGCTGGCGCACTGGTAGTTCCCATGTTCTCGCTTTTCGCCGATCTCGGCATCCGCTTTCTCATTGAGGGCTTCTTCGCGATCATGTTGGGAGGCGTCGGCACGTTCGAAGGATCGGTTGCCGGCGCCGCTGTAGTCGGCGCGCTGAGCGCGGCGCTACCCTGGGCAGTAGCGCCCGTGCTGGCCGACGTCCTAATCCTCGTCATCGCTATTGTTTTCGTCAAACTTAAGCCGGGAGGACTGATAGCGGAAAGGAGAAGGTGAACCATGCGAAAGCAAATTAAGGTCAGCAGTATCCCTTCCTTGATGGACCGGCGGCGGTTTCTGCAGAGTACCGCCTGGATGAGCGGAGCGCTCGCGACCGGCATCAGCAGCTGGGCCATTCGGCCTAGCTGGGTGTATGCGGCGGCACCGATCAAGGTCGGTATCGCAACCGATCTCACTGGCGCCATAGCGTATGAAGGCACAGCTAATGCCAACGTCGCCAAAATGGTGGTCAAGGACATCAACAGTGCCGGCGGTATTCTGGGTCGCCCGATTGAACTCCTCATCGTAGACACAGCCTCCGACGAATCGGTCGCCGTCGCCAATGTTCGGAGACTCATCCAGCGCGACAAGGTTGACGTCGTGCTGGGTGGCATCACCAGTTCGATGCGTAATGCCATCAAGGACGTTATCGTCACACACGGGAAGAGGCTCTATATTTATCCAGAGCAATACGAGGGCAAGGAATGCACGCCCTACATCTTTTGCACTGGACCGACCCCCGCGCAGCAATGCGACCAATTCATCCCCTGGCTGATCAAGAACGGCGGCAAACGCTTTGCGCTCCCGTCCGCAAATTATGTGTGGCCGCATGTCCTCAATGAATATGCCCGCAAGATCATTGAAAACAACGGCGGTGAGGTGATCTTCGAGGAGTATTATCCGCTCGACCAAATCGAATACGGCGCTACGGTCAATAAGATCATGACCAATAGCGTCGAAGTGGTATTCAACACCATAATCGCGCCTGGCGTAGGACCTTTCTTCAAACAGCTCTACCAAGCCGGCTTCGGAAAACGCGGCGGCCGCCTCGCTTGCGTCTTTTTCGACGAGAACGCGTTCAACCTCAATGCACCCCACGAAATCGAAGGGCTGGCTAGTTGCCTCGACTATTTCCGCGCGGTGACATCTGAGGATCCGGCCAGTGCAAGAATTCAGGCGGAGTATGATGAAGAATTCCCCGGCAAAATCCTTTTTGCAGCCGGTAGCGCGGCGACCGGCATGTATCGCGGCCTGAAATTGTGGGAATTGGCCGTGAAGGAGGCGGGCAATCTCGAGCGCGAGAATGTCGCCGCAGCGCTTGACCATGCGAAGATCTACGAGGGACCTGGCGGACCTGCGCAAATGGTGCCGGGTAGGCGTCACTGCAAGATGAACATGTATATAGCCGTTGCCAAGAATGCAGATTTCGAGATTGTCGCGCGCAGCGAGGGTCTCGTCGATCCGAGGGAGTGCTGAAGGCTGGCCAAGAACACACCAGCGTCGTCGAGCATCACCGCCTCAGGTGGCAATCTCCGGAGGCAAGTGATTCCTGTACTAGAGATTGTGCTTTTCGTCGTGTTTGCGGCGGCTCCAATTGTCCTCGGGGACTATCTCACGGTCTTCGTTACGCGCGTTTTCATCCTTGCGCTGCTAGCGCTTAGCTTCGATCTTGCATGGGGATATTCCGGCATCTTGAGCTTCGGGCAGGCACTCTTCTTCGGCGCGGCGGGATACGGCGTTGCCCTTGTGGCTCGCGACCTCGAAATTGCATCGATTTTTATCGTCTTGCCAGCTGCGCTTGCCATCGGCCTGATTTCGTCGTTTGGCTTAGGCGCGCTTCTGCTGCTCGGGCGCAATCCGCCGACAAAGATCTTCGTCGCGTTGGGTACCCTCAGCGGCTCTTATGTGGCGGAGCGGCTCGCGCGGGGCTGGTATTACATCGGCGGGCAAAATGGCATTCCTTCCATCCCGCCGATGACCTTGGGTGGCTATGAATTTGTCGAAGGGCGCTACTACTACTATCTCGCCTTTAGCGTTCTTGCGATTGTCTATCTCGCTTGTCGCTTCGTTGTGCGTTCACAGTTCGGACTCGCGCTCGCTGGCGCGCGAGAGCACGAGACGCGCATCGCCTTCTTCGGCTACAACACGCCGGAGCTAAAGCTAATCGGGTTCTCTCTGGCGGGTGGTATCGCCGGACTCGCCGGCGGCCTCTACACCTTCCACGAGGGCTTCGTGTGGCCCAACATCCTGGGTGTGGTGCTATCGACGCAAATCGTACTCTCCGCTCTTTTGGGTGGCGCCGGTACGCTGATCGGCCCCGTTATCGGCGTCATGGCAATCGAGATCGCAGGGTTCTGGCTAGCCGACAGCTTTCCCAAAATCTGGCACATTATCCTCGGGTTGCTGCTGCTTCTCGTCGTCGTATTCTCGCCGACCGGGCTGATCGGGCTCGTGGTGTCCGACCGTGAACGGGTAGGCAGCTTCGGTTGCCCTCTTCCGCCCCGTCGCCATTCCGATGTGGGAGTTGATGATGGCACTACTTGAAGTGCGTGGGCTCACCAAGCTTTTTGGACGATTTGTGGCGCTAGGTGGCGTCGACCTAACCGTCGGCGAAAATGAATTTCACGGTCTCATCGGTCCCAACGGCTCCGGCAAGAGCACGCTGATGAAATGCGTGGCTGGCGCCGAATTCCCGACCGAAGGAACGATCCACTTCGTTGGCCGCGAGATCACCACGACCACACCTGCGGAGCGAGCACGCGCCGGCCTCAGCCTCAAATTCCAAATCACCAGTGTGCTCCCGGCGCTTACAGTGTACGACAACGTACTCCTCGCGCTACAGGCCCGAAGCTCAACCGTTAGCTTGATCTTCTCACGTACGCGCAGAGCACTCTATCAACGAGTTATGCACCTGCTCCAACAGTTCCACTTAACTGAATGGTGCTGGGAACGAGCAGCCGCACTATCGCACGGTCATCAGCAATGGCTCGAAATCGCCATGTCCGTCGCGTGCAAGCCGCAGCTACTCTTGCTCGACGAACCAACTGCTGGGATGAGTCTCGAAGAGCGACGCATCACGGGCGAGTTGCTGATGCCAATCAGGCGGCACTGCTCGCTGGTGATCGTCGAGCACGACCTCGACTTTATTCGCAATATTTGCGACGTTATCACTGTCCTCGACCAGGGAAAGGTGATCGACACTGGCACGGTCAAACACATACAGAACAGCCGGAGAGTGCAGGAGGTATATCTTATTCGTGTCTGAGTTGGCGTTTCTCCAAGTTAGCGAGCTTTGCGTCTCATACGGGCTTAGTCAGGTGCTGTTCGATGTAACTCTCGCGGCGCCAAGACATGGCGGCGTGGCGGTGCTTGGTCGAAACGGCGCTGGCAAATCGACACTGCTGAAGACAATTGTCGGCGAGCTCGGGCCTAGCAGCGGTAGCATCACGTTGAACCTTCAGGACATCACGCAACTGCCGACCGAACGTCGAATTCATGCGGGCCTGGGCTACGTGCCGCAGGAGTATTCCGTCTTTAACCGGCTGAGTGTACGTGAGAACCTTGAGGTGGGCGCACTCACGAAGCGAGACCGGTCAGCGATCGATCAGGTGCTCGCATGGTTCCCAAAGCTCGGTCGACGGCTCGATCAGACGGCAGGAACGCTTTCTGGTGGTGAGCGCAAAATGCTGGCGATCGGCCGTGCCGTCTTGTCGGGTCCCAAGCTCCTGCTGCTCGATGAGCCGACTGAGGGGGTGTGGATTGGCGTTGTGGAGGAGATCGCCGATTGCTTGCGGGACCTTGTCAAAAACATCGCCCTCGTTATTGTCGAGCAGCATCTTGAGCTTGCGCTCGGCGTAGCCGACTACGCTTACGTGCTCGATCGAGGTCGGGTCGCTCTTGAGGGCAAGTCGGCTGCTGTGCGCAAAGATTCAAGGCTTCTGCAGCTTCTCGCACCCTAGGCGGGTAAGGCGACGTCGAGGCTGGCAGCGCAAGTGATTTCACGAGCTTCTCTACAGCCGAGCGAAACAAATCGTCGTCTACGATCGATATGAGCGGAAGCTCTGCCAACCGTTCGTTTCACTATCGAGCCGCCGGCTTACTCCCGGCCGGGACAGAGTGCTGTGGATCGGTTATTCTAGACCTGGGCGTTGGCATTCCAATTTTTTCTTGTCCCCGAATGCCGAGATTCTCAGCAATGAGCACCAGATCGGCCAGTGATTTCATGCCCATCTTTCGCATCATGTGACCACGGTGAATTTTCACGGTCATTTCGCTTATGCCAATTCTGTGAGCCACCTCCTTGTTCATAAGACCGGCTGTCACTAGCGCCATAATTTGACGCTCGCGAGGGCTCAGCGTTTCAAACCGGGCTCGGATATCCAGATTGGACTGCTCTTCCCTACGACGTTTTAGATCGCGTTCAAGAGCCCTGGTTACTGCATCAAGCATCTCCTGATCGCGAAACGGCTTTGTTAGGAAGTCGACTGCGCCGGCCTTCATTGCCTTGACCGACATGGGAATATCCCCATGACCGGTGATGAAGATGATGGGTATGTTGACCCCTAAACGACTGAGTTCTGTTTGCAAATCAAACCCGCTCAGCCGAGGTAGTCTGACATCTAGGACCAAGCAGCTTGGGACGGCAGGAAATGGATGTTCCAGCAGTTCCGTTGCGGATGCGAACGTTCTTACGCTTAGTCCGACCGAACGAAATAGGCTGCTGAGTGCGCCGCGAGCGAGCGGATCATCGTCGATCACAATTACAGTTGAGTCGTCCGTAGTTGGGACGGCGGAGCCAGCAGGCGCGCTTTTTTTCATTGCGCGAACTTCCGTTTGACCCAGTGAAACTTCGAGTTTTCGACTGAAGTAATTCATTGTCATTGTACCACGACCATGTTGCTAAGCCGAACGCTTTGTCCAACGGAGTGAGCATCCCAAGAATGAACAGCCCCGTCTCGGAGGAATTTGATCCGGCCCGGAGGACCTTGCTTTTTTAGGTGGAATTTCGGCCTGTTGCGGGCTGACGGGAATAGGGGCGGCCTCAATTATCCTCGTCCGGGAGGAACGGCTGCGTCGGGATCGGCAGTTTGCCCGCACCTGGCGAGAACAGCTCCCTGGGTTCCCTCCCTTCGGAGCGATTGCGGGGGTACTCGGCGTGGTATACCCTTGATACCGCTTCAACAATGCCCTTTTGGGTGTCCGCGGTACCTTGAGGAGCTGCGGCACCGTTCTCCGCGACGACGCGTTTCGCCACGGCAGGAAGACTGGACGGCGCGCCGTCACTAAGAGCGCGTCCATCGTGAACCAGGTGCGGTGATGGGACTCTCAGAGCGGCCTGCAAGCTCGGTCATAACTATTGCGGGGCACGCTGAACACGTTTGTTCGGTCGCCGAGGGGGCGACGCCTCCCCCGGGAATAGAAGCGGTATCGAGCTCCTGGCAAAGATCAGCAAAAAAATACGGCCTCGATCCAGTCGATAGCAAGGCGCCAAGCATCCTCACGCCTGCTGAGTTGAAACATTTTCGCGAACCGCTGGATAAACTCATCTTCACCGCCCAAGAGGAGATAGATCAATTATACAAGGTGGTTTGCGAAGCCGGATATGCCGTCTTGTTCTGCGATAGCTCGGGCGTAGCAGTCGCCCATCGTGGCGAAGATGCACGGGCAAGCCAGTTCGAATATTGGGGAACTTGGCTCGGCGGGGTGTGGTCCGAGGAGGTGGAGGGCACGAACGGCATCGGTACCTGCATCGTCGAAGAGCGGCCTGTAACTGTTCACAGAAGTCAGCATTTTAGGTCCAGACACATTAATTTAAGCTGCTCCGGCGCGCCCGTATTCGGGGTCGATGGGCGACTGATGGCAGTCCTGGACGTCTCTGCCATCGATCCCGAACTCTCCGAGCGAGCGCACGCTCTGACTGGCGCACTCACAGTACGATCGGCGCGCGTGATAGAAGAGCGATTTTTTCGTGAGCAGTTCCGTCGAGAGTGGATCGTTGCGGTAGCGCCGCTGGAGGGAGGCGCTCAGGGCATGCTGCTGGCGATTGACGGCAACCAACGCATCATCGGCGCAAACCGCGTCGCGCGCACGTCCCTTCTGCTCGATGACCGCGGGCTCCGGACGGGTATCAGCTTGTGGTCGATCTTCGAGCGAAATGTGGACCTCTTCCGGCGCCAAGACCGACCCGATATCTCTGCGCGATTGCTCATCGTTGGCAGCAATGACAGTAGGCCCGTGCTTGTGACCCCACCCGATCACCCCACGAGTGGCTCGAGTAATCCAACGAACTGCAACCTGCACACGCGCCCGCGCCTAGGCTCGATTGATATCTCGAGGCCGCCCCCAACACCGCAAGCGCACGGCGGATTGTCGCCTAGTGCGATGCGCCGGGTACGGGAATACGTGGAAGTGCATTTAGGCGAAAATATCGATTTGTCGATGCTGGCCGGAGTCGCTGGACTTTCAGTGCATCATTTTGCGCGACAATTTAAGCAGTCCGCCGGGCTAACGCCGCATGTCTACCTCACGCAAAAGCGAATCGAACGCGCGCAGGAAATGTTGGTTCGGACGGATCTCCCGCTAGCGCAAATTGCGTTCGCTGTGGGGTTTTTCGATCAAGGTCATCTAGCGCGTCATTTCCGTCACATGCTAGGCACGACCCCTCGAGAGTTTCGCTGGTCGCAAGGATAGACGACCGATCCCTTATTCGCGCACTCCTCGAAGAACCATCAAAGAAGCCCACCCTAGCTCGAGCACAGCACCTGTCGCAGTCTATGGACGCCTAAAGGCGCGATCATCCATATCATCAACTCATCCACGAAAACCCCATCTAGAACTTCGAGCACATGCCGTCACGCTGACTCCTGCACTCCGATCCCCTAGCTGATGCGCTTCGATTTTTTCTGATAACTCAGTTTTCCCATTCCAGCAGTCTCCGACAACACGTCGCCGCATGACTGATAAGCGGCCGATTTCGGAACGCATCAGGAAGCCAGAACGGTGATCGGCGTTGAACGCGCGTCTCACAACGCAAATCTGAGGAGGAGGAAGCGGCATTACGCGCCAACGCGTAACACACTGCTGATGTATCTGCCCGCTTGAGAGCGCAAGCGACTCTAACAGACCTGCCTACGCGCTTCGATGTGTAAACGCGCCACACCCGACCGGAGGTTGGCGCGAAGTGCGACCGTTGGATGCGGAATTCTCGCCGCGTCTGGCATCAGAAAAATGATTCTTTTTCAACCGCGGGGTCGTAGGTCGTAGGCCGCGCCGGGGATCTGGTACAGTTACTTGTGGTGGTGGTGGCGTGAAAGCGTTCTTAGCCTCGGATAGAACGCGCTACTTGCAAAGGCACTCATGGGATAGATCGATTGAACCGATGGCCGGCCTGCATTCAACACATCAGCATTCGGGTGGTAAAATGCGTACGCGCCCGGCTCCTGCACTGCCGCCTGTGCCAACGCAGGAAATTCACCGCTGACCATCAGTAGGGCAACCGTTCCGATTATTCTAAACATGATCATCTCGCTCTCCTTGTCTAACACTCAGAATATCGCGGGCGCTCAAAACGTCTTGATCGGTCATGCTGTTTGTTTGCTGAAATTGCGTTGTTTCATTTGACTCTCAAAGACGCAGCTTCCTCACAAGGCAGCAGACAAAGAGCCATAAAGCTCCTGCGCGGCCACCACGTTTCAAACGAACGTCATGGCTGATTGCGCAAGGACCCGTCTATCCCTCACCAGAATCACCAGAACGGGTTGCGAGCAAAGGGCAATCGACGCAAACCTTTGTTTAGTACCTGCAACCATCTCGGCTATCACCGCGCACCCAAGTACGAATAGAGCTATCCAACCCATCGTTCTAGTCTCGCTGCCAGTTCTACTTGGTCGATTGCCTAGCCCGCCACGTCAACGATTTCGGCCAGCAGATCGAGCGCAGGTGTGAACGAAGCGCGACAACAGACAAGGAATGACAACGCGAACCAACACCAAGATCGGAGGAGAAAGAAATGCTCAAAAACTCCCAAACTGCACAGCATGGCGCGCCAAGGCGCTGCGCGGTCTGTGACGGACCGTTTGGTCTCATCCGGTACTATTCCTGGCGAACTCCCCTGTGTTCTAAGAAATGCGTCGAACACCTCAAGGCCCGCCGCGAGGAGGGCCGCAAATGGCTGCGCCGATTTGAGACCGCCTAGAAGGCGATGCACTCACAAAAAGGAATTGCAAGTTTCATACACCCTCGATCGGCCAGCCACACATCGACCGAGACTCATCCTGTCGCCAGTACCTAGGGCGCATTCTTTCAGATCGCTCGCAGCAGTCTAGCTGCTACGATCTTGCGAATGAAATGAGAAGAAAAGCTTGTCTTGGGCTCTGGCACGATGTCGAGTATAACTCATGACCGTTGACCGACCGCTAATTGCTATTATCGATAGTGACGATTCTTTGCGAGCGGAATTGCGGATCTTGCTCGGCGCGGCGGCCTTTGCGGTCGAGCTTTTCAATTCGGCCGAAGAATTCTTGAAAAGGAACAGGCCTCAATCACCCCAATGCATCGTGTTGGACGTGCGGCTGCCGGGAATGAGCGGTCTCGATCTTCAATCCCGACAAGCAAAGGTTGGATGCAAAACACCCTTGGTGTTTCTTACCGCTTATGATGAGGTAAGGACGTCCGTTCGGGCGATGAAAGCCGGGGCCATCGACTATCTTATCAAGCCCTTTCAGGATAAAGAGCTACTCGATGCGGTGAATCGCGGCATCGAGTCTGATCGCGCAAAGCGTTTGCAAAGACAGACCTTTGACGAGCTGCGCACTAGGCTCGTATCGCTGTCGCCTCGCGAAAGAGAGACGATGGTGTTGCTCTCAGCAGGACAGGGACCCAAGCAGATTGCGGGCAAATTGGGGGTCTGCACACACACGGCTCGCGTTCACAGTAGCCGGATTATGTACAAGATGGGGGCACGATCTATCGCCGATCTGGTGCGGATGGCGGACAAGCTGGGACATGTGCCGGGCAAAGAAGCAATTCGTTCCGACGACATCCCTGTGAGCAACTGCTGCGGAGCTCCCCGCCGAGATTCGAACGTCCGCAAGTCTTACGGCTCTTCAACGGATGGCAGCCGCGGTCAATCTATGGCGGCCGCCCCTTCACTATCCTGAGGTCACCACATTCCCGCCGGCGCGAGCCGGTTGTTCGCAGAGGCATTGGGGTCGCATGCACAGTGCTAGTGCACGCGACAGTACCATCATGGCAATGTCGATTCCGTCTATGATATGACTCCACACGCCAGCCCGCTGTCAGCGAACGAAGCGGCTGGAGCAAGAGGTGTACGGACCGAACGTATCCGGCAGATCGCCCCAGGGTGCTCCAGATCGCAGGCCCCGTTGAGAACACGATGGTCGTTCACCGGAACTCCACACGTTTTGTTGGGTGGCTTCTGCTTGATTGCGAACCATTCATAACACGACTAAGCGGACCGCCTGTATGGGCTTGACGATCTGCCGCTCGATCGTCGAGACCCATGGGGGACGGCCCTGAG
This genomic interval from Bradyrhizobium sp. NP1 contains the following:
- a CDS encoding substrate-binding protein yields the protein MRKQIKVSSIPSLMDRRRFLQSTAWMSGALATGISSWAIRPSWVYAAAPIKVGIATDLTGAIAYEGTANANVAKMVVKDINSAGGILGRPIELLIVDTASDESVAVANVRRLIQRDKVDVVLGGITSSMRNAIKDVIVTHGKRLYIYPEQYEGKECTPYIFCTGPTPAQQCDQFIPWLIKNGGKRFALPSANYVWPHVLNEYARKIIENNGGEVIFEEYYPLDQIEYGATVNKIMTNSVEVVFNTIIAPGVGPFFKQLYQAGFGKRGGRLACVFFDENAFNLNAPHEIEGLASCLDYFRAVTSEDPASARIQAEYDEEFPGKILFAAGSAATGMYRGLKLWELAVKEAGNLERENVAAALDHAKIYEGPGGPAQMVPGRRHCKMNMYIAVAKNADFEIVARSEGLVDPREC
- a CDS encoding response regulator, with protein sequence MTVDRPLIAIIDSDDSLRAELRILLGAAAFAVELFNSAEEFLKRNRPQSPQCIVLDVRLPGMSGLDLQSRQAKVGCKTPLVFLTAYDEVRTSVRAMKAGAIDYLIKPFQDKELLDAVNRGIESDRAKRLQRQTFDELRTRLVSLSPRERETMVLLSAGQGPKQIAGKLGVCTHTARVHSSRIMYKMGARSIADLVRMADKLGHVPGKEAIRSDDIPVSNCCGAPRRDSNVRKSYGSSTDGSRGQSMAAAPSLS
- a CDS encoding ABC transporter ATP-binding protein; translation: MSELAFLQVSELCVSYGLSQVLFDVTLAAPRHGGVAVLGRNGAGKSTLLKTIVGELGPSSGSITLNLQDITQLPTERRIHAGLGYVPQEYSVFNRLSVRENLEVGALTKRDRSAIDQVLAWFPKLGRRLDQTAGTLSGGERKMLAIGRAVLSGPKLLLLDEPTEGVWIGVVEEIADCLRDLVKNIALVIVEQHLELALGVADYAYVLDRGRVALEGKSAAVRKDSRLLQLLAP
- a CDS encoding branched-chain amino acid ABC transporter permease, giving the protein MTASGGNLRRQVIPVLEIVLFVVFAAAPIVLGDYLTVFVTRVFILALLALSFDLAWGYSGILSFGQALFFGAAGYGVALVARDLEIASIFIVLPAALAIGLISSFGLGALLLLGRNPPTKIFVALGTLSGSYVAERLARGWYYIGGQNGIPSIPPMTLGGYEFVEGRYYYYLAFSVLAIVYLACRFVVRSQFGLALAGAREHETRIAFFGYNTPELKLIGFSLAGGIAGLAGGLYTFHEGFVWPNILGVVLSTQIVLSALLGGAGTLIGPVIGVMAIEIAGFWLADSFPKIWHIILGLLLLLVVVFSPTGLIGLVVSDRERVGSFGCPLPPRRHSDVGVDDGTT
- a CDS encoding helix-turn-helix domain-containing protein codes for the protein MGLSERPASSVITIAGHAEHVCSVAEGATPPPGIEAVSSSWQRSAKKYGLDPVDSKAPSILTPAELKHFREPLDKLIFTAQEEIDQLYKVVCEAGYAVLFCDSSGVAVAHRGEDARASQFEYWGTWLGGVWSEEVEGTNGIGTCIVEERPVTVHRSQHFRSRHINLSCSGAPVFGVDGRLMAVLDVSAIDPELSERAHALTGALTVRSARVIEERFFREQFRREWIVAVAPLEGGAQGMLLAIDGNQRIIGANRVARTSLLLDDRGLRTGISLWSIFERNVDLFRRQDRPDISARLLIVGSNDSRPVLVTPPDHPTSGSSNPTNCNLHTRPRLGSIDISRPPPTPQAHGGLSPSAMRRVREYVEVHLGENIDLSMLAGVAGLSVHHFARQFKQSAGLTPHVYLTQKRIERAQEMLVRTDLPLAQIAFAVGFFDQGHLARHFRHMLGTTPREFRWSQG
- a CDS encoding branched-chain amino acid ABC transporter permease, with translation MESALNATFEVMTFGAVLVLVVLGLGIIAGMMGIFNFAHGEFVLLGAYTTYLVYSFGLPVWLGMLAAPLVVAAIGFVLERLVIRRFYAAPVAAMLGTYALGLVIREGVRSLIGGLYISVPEPIAGSLTVGNVQLSRWRCAIIVITAVVTIATYLLLTRTSFGLRVRAALENPSLARASGISTNVLYAVIFTYGTALAGLAGALVVPMFSLFADLGIRFLIEGFFAIMLGGVGTFEGSVAGAAVVGALSAALPWAVAPVLADVLILVIAIVFVKLKPGGLIAERRR
- a CDS encoding ABC transporter ATP-binding protein gives rise to the protein MALLEVRGLTKLFGRFVALGGVDLTVGENEFHGLIGPNGSGKSTLMKCVAGAEFPTEGTIHFVGREITTTTPAERARAGLSLKFQITSVLPALTVYDNVLLALQARSSTVSLIFSRTRRALYQRVMHLLQQFHLTEWCWERAAALSHGHQQWLEIAMSVACKPQLLLLDEPTAGMSLEERRITGELLMPIRRHCSLVIVEHDLDFIRNICDVITVLDQGKVIDTGTVKHIQNSRRVQEVYLIRV
- a CDS encoding response regulator transcription factor gives rise to the protein MKKSAPAGSAVPTTDDSTVIVIDDDPLARGALSSLFRSVGLSVRTFASATELLEHPFPAVPSCLVLDVRLPRLSGFDLQTELSRLGVNIPIIFITGHGDIPMSVKAMKAGAVDFLTKPFRDQEMLDAVTRALERDLKRRREEQSNLDIRARFETLSPRERQIMALVTAGLMNKEVAHRIGISEMTVKIHRGHMMRKMGMKSLADLVLIAENLGIRGQEKIGMPTPRSRITDPQHSVPAGSKPAAR